In Rhodopirellula islandica, the following proteins share a genomic window:
- the tmk gene encoding dTMP kinase encodes MPDDSHHAEPCTAEPAHPYPGRLITLDGIDGVGKSSQIEILADRLRSEGREILCVRDPGSTDLGTKLRAMLLDSDLQMHRRTEAILFMASRCEMIESTLRSALADGVTVISDRFLLANVVYQSVGGEVDAQTLWQLGRLACGGVQPDVTLLLDLPAEISMQRVGGEADRMESRGVDYMAKVRQAFLDELPNAGGRTHVIDASGTIDEVAKTIAAIELF; translated from the coding sequence ATGCCTGACGATTCTCACCATGCGGAACCATGCACAGCGGAACCCGCTCACCCGTATCCGGGTCGCTTGATCACGCTCGATGGAATCGACGGGGTTGGGAAGTCATCCCAGATCGAGATCTTGGCCGATCGTTTGCGATCCGAAGGCCGCGAGATTCTCTGCGTGCGAGACCCCGGGTCGACTGACCTGGGAACGAAATTGCGAGCGATGTTGCTGGACAGTGATCTGCAAATGCATCGACGCACCGAAGCGATCTTGTTCATGGCCAGTCGCTGTGAAATGATCGAATCGACCTTGCGATCGGCGCTGGCCGATGGGGTGACGGTGATCAGCGACCGGTTCTTGCTGGCCAACGTGGTCTATCAGAGCGTTGGTGGTGAAGTCGATGCGCAAACGCTGTGGCAACTCGGCCGACTCGCGTGCGGTGGGGTTCAGCCGGACGTGACGCTGTTGCTGGATTTGCCCGCCGAGATCTCGATGCAGCGAGTCGGTGGCGAAGCTGATCGCATGGAGTCACGAGGCGTCGATTACATGGCCAAAGTTCGGCAAGCCTTCTTGGACGAATTGCCCAACGCCGGTGGTCGCACGCACGTCATCGACGCCTCGGGAACAATCGATGAAGTCGCCAAAACCATCGCAGCGATCGAGCTGTTCTGA
- a CDS encoding DUF1571 domain-containing protein has protein sequence MASDSSSAHSNANVSCCSRRRTCLIGLLCFFAGLGLGWFFRGKSVPRSVANPPTVIGSPSSPGPHSSSGNAQNDGTTESASVEVPMSEVLKLAEESLQHLIDNVDGYTTRMIKHEQDRNGVLQEPSEMFMKIRTRHVGGEPGQGLRAYLRFETPESAKGREVIWIEDQNDGQLLVREAGFLGSMMTAKLEPTNFLAMRGQRYPITELGLTNLVRKLIERGSRDVDNPDVRVIRTEGHPFDGKSLTLLQIQRSQPSDQPDDFSLAEVVIDEEQKLIVSFRSFGWPESEGETPPLIESYEYHDLVVNPKLTDLDFDPTNPDYTFPE, from the coding sequence ATGGCTTCCGATTCATCTTCCGCCCACTCCAACGCCAATGTTTCTTGCTGCAGCCGGCGTCGAACCTGCCTGATCGGCCTGCTGTGTTTCTTCGCAGGACTGGGGCTGGGTTGGTTCTTCCGCGGGAAAAGTGTACCGCGTTCCGTCGCCAATCCACCGACCGTGATCGGCTCCCCTTCGTCACCTGGCCCCCATTCGTCCTCTGGCAACGCTCAAAACGACGGGACGACCGAATCAGCCTCCGTCGAAGTTCCCATGTCAGAGGTGCTGAAGCTCGCGGAGGAATCGCTGCAGCACTTGATCGACAACGTCGACGGCTACACAACGCGAATGATCAAACACGAACAGGACCGCAACGGCGTTCTGCAAGAACCGTCGGAGATGTTCATGAAGATCCGAACGCGACACGTTGGTGGCGAGCCCGGCCAAGGCCTGCGTGCTTACTTGCGATTCGAAACACCCGAGTCCGCGAAAGGACGGGAGGTGATTTGGATCGAGGACCAAAACGACGGCCAGCTTCTTGTTCGTGAAGCCGGGTTCCTTGGCAGCATGATGACCGCCAAGCTCGAACCCACCAATTTCCTCGCCATGCGAGGCCAACGCTATCCGATCACCGAGCTGGGGCTGACGAATCTGGTCCGCAAATTGATTGAGCGTGGGTCTCGCGACGTTGACAATCCCGACGTCCGTGTGATTCGCACGGAAGGCCATCCGTTCGATGGAAAATCATTGACGTTGCTGCAGATCCAACGATCCCAACCGAGCGACCAACCCGATGATTTCTCGTTGGCGGAAGTCGTGATCGACGAAGAGCAGAAACTGATCGTCAGCTTCCGCAGCTTTGGCTGGCCAGAATCGGAAGGCGAAACGCCGCCCCTGATCGAATCGTACGAGTACCACGACTTGGTTGTGAACCCAAAGTTAACCGACCTCGATTTCGATCCCACCAACCCGGACTACACCTTTCCTGAGTGA